The following are encoded together in the Cervus elaphus chromosome 23, mCerEla1.1, whole genome shotgun sequence genome:
- the LOC122681868 gene encoding 60S ribosomal protein L31-like has translation MAPAKKGGEKKGRSAINEVVTREYTINIHKRIHGVGFKKRAPRALKEIRKFAMKEMGTPDVRIDTRLNKAVWAKGIRNVPYRIRVRLSRKRNEDEDSPNKLYTLVTYVPVTTFKNLQSMWMRTNC, from the coding sequence ATGGCTCCCGCAAAGAAGGGCGGCGAGAAGAAGGGCCGGTCCGCCATCAACGAGGTGGTGACAAGAGAATACACCATCAACATTCACAAGCGCATCCATGGAGTGGGTTTCAAGAAGCGTGCCCCTAGGGCACTCAAAGAAATCCGGAAGTTTGCCATGAAGGAGATGGGAACTCCGGACGTGCGCATCGACACCAGGCTCAACAAAGCTGTCTGGGCCAAAGGAATCAGGAATGTCCCATATCGGATCCGTGTGCGGTTGTCCAGAAAACGTAATGAAGACGAAGACTCGCCAAACAAGCTCTACACTCTGGTTACCTACGTGCCTGTCACCACCTTCAAAAATCTACAGTCAATGTGGATGAGAACTAATTGCTGA